A region of Myxococcus stipitatus DSM 14675 DNA encodes the following proteins:
- a CDS encoding RCC1-like domain-containing protein, whose translation MQKHRGHTRIASKAVGLLFMLLAVSGCQDGGPSSPDELATAKAAETASRLGLVAAGRHHTLAVRSDGTVWAWGDNAYGQLGNGSLQDQRVPVRAWGLWNISAVGAGDLHSLAMKSDGTVWTWGGNNFGQLGDGTTTGRQAPVQVPGLGEVVRVAAGFSHSLALKTDGTVWAWGSNGAGRLGDGTTTQRLMPVQVQGLPTIKAIAAGNAHSLALDGTGRVWAWGSNSNGQLGDTTAGYRMLPALVPGLTNATGLSAGSNHSLVRQADGTTWVWGANTYGQLGDGTTTSRSAPQQVSGLAGVDGVLGAELHSLVLKSDGTVWTWGSNQRGQLGDGTQEQRLVPVQVMGLSGVVAVAAGSGQHSVAVMANGEVWTWGHNVEGQLGEGSSSYSAVPKRSHALVERTSVAAGRYHGLASKPDGTVWAWGDNAKGQLGDGTTAQRLLPTQVPGLTNMVAVAAGHHSSLALKADGTVWAWGDNANGQLGNGSTTDRSNPTQVPGLTGVVSIAAGPGHALAVKADGTLWTWGDNNTGQLGDGTTVDRPIPTQVPGVTGVVSVAAGLYHSLVVKVDGTVWAWGSNYEGQLGGGTTTIRPVPSQTPNLTGVVAITAGLYHSLALKTDGTVWAWGYNLHGQLGNGNTTTQQVPTQVPGFSGGVSLGAGIYHSLAIKTDGSVWTWGYNYRGQLGDGTTTSRTTPTQVAGFTGVSFLAAGEFHSVALRTDGTAWAWGSNDKGQLGDGSARWHYAPTLSRLVGARGLAAGDRFTAARKSDGTVWAWGDNTYGQLGDGTTLATRSPAQVSGLTDVEGLAAGEGHVVVVKMDGTVWTWGNNAKGQLGDGTTTRRLVPTQVPGLTGVVAVAAGYAHSLALKADGTVWGWGENIYGQLGDGTTTQRVAPTQAQGLTVVLSMASGTYHGLARKADGTLWAWGYNAHGQLGIGTTTTRLAPTLVPSLSGVVSLSATHQHSLALKPDGTVWAWGYNSNGQLGDGTTTTRHVPTQAPSLSSVKAVSAGFEYSLAVKADGTVWSWGINDRGQLGSGTATPRATPTQVAGLNSVTLLLAARAHALVVSADGTMRGFGDNEAGQLGAGDTLIRLAPNQVW comes from the coding sequence ATGCAGAAACATCGTGGGCACACGCGTATCGCGTCGAAGGCTGTCGGGTTGTTGTTCATGTTGCTGGCGGTTTCGGGCTGTCAGGACGGAGGCCCGTCATCACCCGATGAGCTGGCCACGGCGAAAGCCGCCGAGACCGCCAGTCGGCTGGGCCTCGTGGCCGCGGGCCGTCACCACACGCTCGCGGTGCGCTCGGATGGAACTGTCTGGGCATGGGGCGACAACGCCTATGGCCAGCTGGGCAATGGCAGCCTCCAGGACCAGCGTGTTCCCGTCCGGGCCTGGGGCTTGTGGAACATCAGCGCCGTGGGCGCGGGTGACCTGCACTCCCTCGCGATGAAGTCAGACGGCACGGTGTGGACCTGGGGCGGCAACAACTTCGGCCAGCTGGGCGACGGGACGACCACCGGCCGCCAGGCGCCCGTGCAGGTGCCGGGACTTGGCGAGGTGGTGCGGGTCGCCGCGGGCTTCTCACACTCGCTGGCGCTGAAGACAGACGGCACTGTCTGGGCCTGGGGCAGCAATGGCGCGGGCCGGCTGGGCGATGGCACCACGACGCAGCGACTGATGCCGGTGCAGGTGCAGGGCCTGCCCACCATCAAGGCGATTGCCGCGGGCAATGCGCACTCCCTCGCGCTCGACGGCACGGGCCGGGTGTGGGCGTGGGGCAGCAACTCCAACGGCCAGCTGGGAGACACCACCGCGGGTTACCGGATGCTCCCCGCGCTGGTCCCGGGACTCACGAACGCGACGGGGCTGTCCGCGGGCAGCAATCACTCCCTCGTCCGCCAGGCGGATGGCACCACCTGGGTGTGGGGCGCGAACACGTACGGCCAGCTGGGTGATGGAACCACGACGTCCCGCTCGGCGCCGCAGCAGGTGTCGGGGCTGGCCGGCGTGGACGGCGTGCTGGGGGCGGAGCTCCACTCGCTCGTGCTGAAGTCGGATGGAACGGTCTGGACCTGGGGCTCCAACCAGCGCGGCCAACTGGGCGATGGGACGCAGGAGCAGCGGCTGGTCCCTGTGCAGGTGATGGGCTTGAGCGGCGTGGTGGCCGTGGCGGCTGGAAGCGGACAGCACTCCGTGGCCGTGATGGCCAACGGCGAGGTGTGGACCTGGGGCCACAACGTCGAAGGCCAGCTGGGCGAAGGCTCCAGCTCCTACAGCGCGGTGCCCAAGCGCAGCCATGCCCTGGTGGAGCGGACCAGCGTGGCCGCGGGGCGATACCACGGCCTCGCGTCGAAGCCGGACGGAACGGTCTGGGCCTGGGGTGACAACGCCAAGGGGCAGCTAGGGGATGGCACCACCGCGCAGCGCTTGCTGCCCACCCAGGTCCCCGGCCTCACGAACATGGTGGCCGTGGCGGCGGGACATCACTCCTCGCTGGCGCTGAAGGCCGACGGCACCGTCTGGGCCTGGGGTGACAATGCCAACGGTCAGCTGGGAAACGGGTCGACCACCGACCGGTCCAATCCCACGCAGGTTCCCGGCCTCACGGGTGTCGTGTCCATCGCCGCGGGCCCAGGGCATGCGTTGGCGGTGAAGGCCGACGGCACCCTCTGGACCTGGGGTGACAACAACACGGGCCAGCTGGGCGACGGCACCACCGTCGACCGGCCCATCCCCACCCAGGTCCCAGGCGTCACGGGGGTCGTGTCCGTCGCCGCGGGGCTCTACCACTCGCTGGTCGTGAAGGTGGACGGCACGGTGTGGGCGTGGGGGTCCAACTACGAAGGCCAGCTCGGGGGCGGAACCACCACCATCCGGCCTGTTCCCTCCCAGACGCCCAACCTCACCGGCGTCGTCGCCATCACCGCGGGCCTGTATCACTCACTCGCGCTGAAGACAGACGGCACCGTCTGGGCCTGGGGATACAACCTCCATGGACAGCTGGGCAATGGCAACACCACCACCCAGCAGGTGCCCACGCAGGTGCCCGGGTTCTCGGGGGGCGTGTCCCTGGGGGCGGGCATCTACCACTCCCTGGCCATCAAGACGGACGGCTCCGTCTGGACGTGGGGATACAACTACCGGGGCCAGTTGGGCGATGGCACCACCACCTCCCGGACCACGCCCACGCAAGTCGCGGGCTTCACCGGCGTCTCGTTCCTGGCGGCGGGCGAGTTCCACTCGGTGGCGCTGAGGACGGACGGCACCGCCTGGGCCTGGGGGAGCAATGACAAGGGCCAACTGGGCGACGGCTCCGCGCGCTGGCACTACGCGCCGACCCTCTCCCGACTCGTGGGGGCCCGAGGACTGGCCGCCGGAGACCGGTTCACCGCGGCCCGGAAGTCGGATGGCACGGTCTGGGCCTGGGGTGACAACACCTACGGCCAGCTGGGGGATGGGACGACCCTCGCCACGCGGAGCCCCGCGCAGGTGTCCGGCCTCACCGACGTGGAGGGCCTGGCCGCGGGCGAAGGCCACGTGGTGGTGGTGAAGATGGACGGGACGGTCTGGACGTGGGGAAACAACGCCAAGGGACAACTGGGCGATGGCACCACCACCCGACGGCTGGTGCCCACCCAGGTCCCCGGCCTCACGGGCGTGGTCGCCGTGGCCGCGGGCTATGCACACTCGCTGGCGCTGAAGGCAGACGGAACGGTGTGGGGCTGGGGCGAGAACATCTACGGACAGCTCGGGGATGGCACCACGACCCAGCGCGTGGCGCCCACCCAGGCGCAGGGGCTCACCGTCGTCCTGTCCATGGCGTCGGGCACGTATCACGGACTGGCCCGGAAAGCGGATGGCACCCTCTGGGCCTGGGGATACAACGCCCATGGCCAGTTGGGCATCGGCACCACCACCACCCGGCTGGCGCCCACGCTGGTGCCGAGCCTCTCCGGCGTGGTGAGCCTGTCCGCGACGCATCAGCACTCGCTGGCGCTGAAGCCGGACGGAACGGTCTGGGCCTGGGGGTACAACTCCAACGGTCAGCTGGGGGACGGCACGACGACGACCCGGCACGTGCCCACGCAGGCGCCCAGCCTCTCGAGCGTCAAGGCCGTCAGCGCCGGGTTCGAGTACTCGCTCGCGGTGAAGGCGGACGGCACCGTCTGGTCGTGGGGCATCAACGACCGGGGGCAGCTCGGCAGCGGCACGGCGACCCCGCGCGCGACGCCCACGCAGGTGGCGGGGTTGAACAGCGTCACGCTCCTCCTGGCCGCCAGGGCGCATGCCCTCGTCGTCTCCGCGGATGGAACGATGAGAGGCTTTGGCGACAACGAGGCCGGTCAACTGGGAGCCGGAGACACCCTCATCAGGTTGGCGCCGAATCAAGTCTGGTGA
- a CDS encoding epoxide hydrolase family protein has protein sequence MPTDTLEPFVIDIPQATLDDLHQRLARTRLPEGLDDRGWDLGMEPHALRTLLEHWQGFDWRAAEARINAVPAFHTTIDGQDLHFVHVRGQGPHRLPLILTHGWPSCFTELLPLVPLLTREVEGLSFDVAIPSLPGHGFSAAPRAPGMNITRIADLWVKLMERLGHSKFLAHGGDMGAGVVERLRANHGGRMLGVHMVNVFNGYPRTEGLSAEEEAFLDRAMAWRAREGAYAQLHATKPRTAAVGLHDSPAGLAAWVGEKFRSWSDGGGRLDGAISLDALCTVLTIYWVTKSIGSSLHLYHEAFSDVGAMSPPPRKGAPLGVLICPGDILPAPRAWGERWFDIQQWTQLPRGGHFPGFEVPELLAEDLRAFARRLR, from the coding sequence ATGCCCACAGACACCCTCGAGCCCTTCGTCATCGACATCCCCCAGGCCACACTGGATGACCTCCACCAGCGCCTGGCGAGGACTCGCCTCCCGGAAGGACTCGATGACCGGGGCTGGGACCTGGGCATGGAGCCCCACGCGCTGCGCACGTTGCTCGAGCACTGGCAGGGCTTCGACTGGCGCGCGGCCGAGGCCCGCATCAACGCCGTCCCCGCCTTCCACACGACCATCGATGGCCAGGATCTCCACTTCGTCCACGTCCGGGGCCAGGGCCCTCACCGACTCCCGCTCATCCTCACCCACGGCTGGCCGAGCTGCTTCACCGAACTGCTGCCCCTGGTCCCCCTGCTGACTCGCGAGGTGGAGGGCCTGTCCTTCGACGTCGCCATCCCCTCACTGCCAGGACATGGCTTCTCCGCCGCGCCCCGCGCGCCGGGGATGAACATCACCCGCATCGCGGACCTCTGGGTGAAGCTGATGGAGCGGCTGGGCCATTCCAAGTTCCTCGCGCATGGCGGCGACATGGGCGCGGGCGTCGTCGAGCGCCTGCGCGCCAACCACGGCGGCCGGATGCTCGGCGTCCACATGGTCAACGTGTTCAACGGATATCCGCGCACGGAGGGCCTGTCCGCCGAGGAGGAGGCGTTCCTCGACAGGGCCATGGCCTGGCGCGCCCGAGAGGGAGCGTATGCGCAGCTCCACGCCACCAAGCCTCGGACGGCGGCGGTGGGGCTCCATGACTCCCCCGCAGGACTCGCCGCTTGGGTGGGCGAGAAGTTCCGGAGCTGGAGCGACGGCGGAGGCCGGCTGGATGGCGCCATCTCCCTGGACGCGCTGTGCACGGTGCTTACCATCTACTGGGTGACAAAATCCATCGGGTCGTCATTGCATCTCTATCACGAGGCGTTCTCCGACGTCGGCGCCATGTCCCCGCCGCCGAGGAAGGGCGCCCCGCTGGGGGTCCTCATCTGCCCGGGCGACATCCTCCCCGCGCCGCGTGCGTGGGGTGAGCGCTGGTTCGACATCCAGCAGTGGACGCAGCTGCCTCGGGGCGGGCACTTCCCTGGCTTCGAGGTGCCCGAGCTCCTCGCCGAAGACCTGCGTGCCTTCGCGCGACGGCTGCGCTGA
- a CDS encoding LysR family transcriptional regulator, which produces MAPVSPDWSLYRSFVAVLREGSLSGAARVLGVSQPTLGRHIAALESALELALFTRSPEGLKPTREAKALRPQAEALAAAAESLFRAASGPLGENEGPVRISASEVFAVEVLPPLLARLRETHPRIIVELQVSNRVEDLLRRDADLAVRVVRPEQDALLATRVGAVEAGLFAHPSYLARHPAPRTTAELLRHALVGFDEGAPYTRVLALEGRALTREDFSLRTDSDLAMLAAIRSGCGIGGCLAPLGLRSGLVRVLPRLFAPSAEVWVVMHEDLRATARCRTVFDALSVGLKDLLCGPARKPR; this is translated from the coding sequence ATGGCCCCTGTGTCCCCGGATTGGTCGCTCTATCGTTCGTTCGTCGCGGTGTTGCGGGAGGGCTCGCTCTCCGGCGCGGCCCGTGTGTTGGGCGTGAGTCAGCCGACGCTGGGACGTCACATCGCGGCGCTGGAGTCCGCGTTGGAGCTGGCCCTGTTCACCCGCTCACCGGAGGGACTCAAGCCGACGCGTGAGGCGAAGGCACTGCGTCCCCAGGCGGAGGCGCTGGCGGCGGCCGCGGAGTCGCTGTTCCGCGCGGCCTCGGGGCCGCTGGGGGAGAACGAGGGGCCGGTGCGAATCTCCGCGAGTGAGGTCTTCGCCGTCGAGGTGCTGCCCCCGCTGCTGGCGCGTCTGCGGGAGACGCACCCCCGCATCATCGTCGAGCTCCAGGTGTCCAACCGGGTCGAGGACCTGCTGCGCCGGGACGCGGACCTCGCGGTTCGAGTGGTGCGGCCCGAACAGGACGCGCTCCTCGCGACCCGCGTGGGCGCGGTGGAGGCGGGGCTGTTCGCTCACCCCAGCTACCTCGCCCGTCATCCGGCCCCTCGGACGACCGCCGAGCTCCTCCGGCATGCCCTGGTGGGGTTCGACGAGGGGGCGCCCTATACGCGGGTGCTCGCGCTGGAGGGCAGGGCGCTCACGCGCGAGGACTTCTCGCTGCGGACGGACAGCGACCTGGCGATGCTCGCGGCCATCCGGTCGGGGTGTGGGATTGGCGGATGTCTGGCGCCGCTGGGGCTGCGCTCGGGGCTGGTCCGAGTCCTCCCCCGCCTGTTCGCGCCGTCAGCGGAGGTGTGGGTCGTCATGCACGAGGACCTTCGCGCGACGGCCCGGTGCAGGACGGTCTTCGACGCGCTGTCCGTCGGCTTGAAGGACCTGCTGTGCGGGCCTGCCAGGAAGCCTCGGTAG
- a CDS encoding alpha/beta hydrolase: MNKQSWLCMVALLLGGLQAQAQEAPGPRSRAEAVEVIAGLRKIVAPEGLERSEKVRIGGIDQWVSVRSRDLRNPVLLVFHGGPGWVSMPTSWYTAHGWDEFFTVIQWDQRGAGRTYAANDPAAVTPTLTIERMHADAEEVVRWTRKTFGKEKIFVLGHSWGSILGLTLAAKHPEWLHAYIGAGQAIDARESERRGWGWTMEQARAAKNDAAIRDLESIAPYAVGKTPLSVKDIMVQRRWLNFYGGAAYRRPNAGFEAAAVTLSPEYTDEDLRQVWTAESLSVEKLLSPILTTDLSHVKQVKTPVLLFLGRHDRNVSAPVAAEWFAGIKAPSKQLIWFEQSAHEMLAEEPGKVLLSLVRHARPFAERAGDVAPVVSK, encoded by the coding sequence ATGAACAAGCAATCGTGGCTGTGCATGGTGGCGCTGCTGCTGGGGGGACTTCAGGCTCAGGCGCAGGAAGCGCCGGGGCCTCGGTCTCGGGCGGAGGCGGTGGAGGTCATCGCGGGCCTCCGGAAGATTGTCGCCCCCGAAGGCCTGGAGCGCAGCGAGAAGGTCCGTATCGGAGGAATCGACCAATGGGTGTCGGTCCGCAGCCGGGACCTGCGCAACCCGGTGCTGCTCGTGTTCCATGGCGGCCCTGGCTGGGTGTCGATGCCGACGAGCTGGTACACCGCCCATGGCTGGGATGAGTTCTTCACCGTCATCCAGTGGGACCAGCGTGGCGCGGGCAGGACGTATGCCGCGAACGACCCCGCGGCCGTGACGCCCACGCTGACCATCGAGCGGATGCACGCCGACGCCGAGGAGGTCGTCAGGTGGACGAGGAAGACCTTCGGCAAGGAGAAGATCTTCGTCCTGGGTCATAGCTGGGGAAGCATCCTTGGACTCACCCTCGCGGCGAAGCATCCGGAGTGGCTCCATGCGTACATCGGCGCGGGGCAGGCCATCGATGCCCGGGAGAGCGAGCGGCGCGGATGGGGCTGGACGATGGAGCAGGCACGCGCGGCGAAGAACGACGCGGCGATTCGCGACCTCGAATCCATAGCTCCCTATGCCGTGGGCAAGACGCCGCTGTCGGTGAAGGACATCATGGTCCAGCGCCGCTGGCTCAACTTCTACGGTGGGGCAGCGTATCGCCGCCCCAATGCGGGCTTCGAGGCCGCCGCGGTGACCTTGTCACCCGAGTACACCGACGAGGACCTGCGCCAGGTCTGGACGGCGGAGTCGCTCTCCGTCGAGAAGCTGCTCTCTCCCATCCTGACGACGGACCTGTCGCACGTGAAGCAGGTGAAGACACCGGTGCTGCTGTTCCTGGGACGTCATGACCGGAATGTCTCGGCGCCGGTGGCCGCGGAGTGGTTCGCGGGCATCAAGGCTCCGTCGAAGCAGCTCATCTGGTTCGAGCAGTCCGCGCACGAGATGCTGGCCGAGGAGCCGGGCAAGGTGCTGCTCTCGCTGGTGCGCCACGCTCGTCCGTTCGCCGAGCGCGCCGGTGACGTGGCGCCCGTGGTTTCCAAGTAG
- a CDS encoding alpha/beta hydrolase, with product MTRSTLSPDFDPQLAPLLPPLEGYVPLKMTLEQLAHFRQLSHVTRDALLGDAEVRCVDHTLPGYQGVDIEVSVITRKDHSVPGPAVYLIHGGGMVMGTRFAGARPLVDWALRHDAVCVTVEYRLAPEHPAPTLVEDCYAGLTWMAAHAEMLRFDPSQLVIFGGSGGGGLAAGTTLLARDRQGPRLLGQLLQCPMLDDRNETDSAHRYDGVGVWDRTSNLTAWRAVLGDRCGGPDVSPYSAPARASDLSGLPPTFIDVGGAETFRDEAVAYARGIQAAGGECELHVWGGAFHGFYDIAPQSELARACIAARDSWLARMFARGAMGRRVP from the coding sequence ATGACTCGCTCGACCTTGTCTCCGGACTTTGACCCACAGCTGGCGCCCTTGCTCCCTCCGTTGGAGGGCTATGTCCCCTTGAAGATGACGCTGGAGCAGTTGGCGCACTTCCGCCAGTTGAGCCACGTGACTCGGGACGCCCTGCTGGGGGATGCGGAGGTCCGCTGTGTGGACCACACCCTCCCTGGGTATCAGGGCGTGGACATCGAGGTCTCCGTCATCACCCGGAAGGACCACTCGGTTCCGGGTCCCGCCGTCTATCTCATCCATGGAGGTGGCATGGTGATGGGGACCCGCTTCGCCGGGGCGCGGCCGCTGGTGGACTGGGCGCTCCGCCATGACGCGGTCTGCGTCACGGTCGAGTACCGCCTGGCGCCCGAGCATCCCGCGCCCACCCTGGTGGAGGACTGCTACGCCGGGCTGACGTGGATGGCGGCGCACGCGGAGATGCTGCGGTTCGATCCGAGCCAGCTCGTCATCTTCGGTGGGAGTGGTGGAGGCGGGCTCGCGGCGGGGACCACGCTGCTGGCGCGGGACAGGCAGGGGCCTCGGCTGTTGGGGCAGTTGCTGCAGTGCCCGATGCTGGATGACCGGAACGAGACGGACTCGGCGCATCGGTACGATGGGGTGGGGGTGTGGGACCGGACCAGCAATCTGACCGCGTGGCGGGCCGTGCTGGGAGACCGCTGTGGGGGACCCGATGTGTCTCCCTATTCCGCGCCCGCGCGGGCCTCGGACTTGAGTGGGCTGCCTCCGACCTTCATCGACGTGGGAGGCGCGGAGACGTTTCGAGATGAAGCGGTCGCCTATGCGCGCGGAATCCAGGCGGCGGGCGGAGAGTGTGAGCTGCACGTCTGGGGCGGAGCCTTCCATGGCTTCTATGACATCGCGCCGCAGTCGGAGCTGGCGCGTGCGTGCATCGCGGCGCGGGACTCGTGGCTCGCGCGGATGTTCGCCCGGGGCGCGATGGGCCGGCGAGTGCCGTGA
- a CDS encoding DUF418 domain-containing protein, producing the protein MSQRVRLATLDVLRGFCLLGILVMNIQSFAMPVAAYLNPTVFGSLQGLDGLAWVLGRLLFDCKFLNLFAMLFGASLVLGGDDTRPRRRLAWLIVFGLLHAYGIWYGDVLFTYGVVGMLVVGARTWSPQRQLRLGLVLVSVGPALTLATALAFDHLPHSILDEFLKYLDARTVERELAAFRGDWLTQLPVRATIAFSGQTSSLLYETGWRAAGFMLLGMAALQRGLFAATSLSPRTTLLFWVSGLAVTGAGIAVQFAWGFAPRPWLFAQVLHEVGAVPLALAIGSAVVRLARRFATATTTRAIASLGGVAFTAYLMQSLLGTLLFGGHGLGAFGTWSRATLFLTACAFWTLQVLLARLWSRHFGRGPLEALWRGLVRKDFSLRPRTLHAEEPSP; encoded by the coding sequence ATGAGCCAACGCGTCCGCCTCGCCACGCTCGATGTCTTGAGGGGCTTCTGCCTGCTCGGCATCCTCGTGATGAACATCCAATCCTTCGCGATGCCCGTCGCGGCCTATCTGAATCCCACCGTGTTCGGCTCACTCCAGGGCCTCGACGGCCTCGCGTGGGTCCTCGGCCGCCTCCTCTTCGACTGCAAGTTCCTCAACCTGTTCGCCATGCTCTTCGGCGCGTCACTCGTGCTCGGGGGTGACGACACGCGCCCCCGCCGTCGGCTCGCGTGGCTCATCGTCTTCGGTTTGTTGCACGCCTACGGCATCTGGTACGGCGACGTCCTCTTCACCTATGGCGTCGTCGGCATGCTGGTCGTCGGCGCGCGGACCTGGTCTCCCCAGCGGCAGCTCCGCCTGGGCCTCGTGCTCGTCTCCGTCGGGCCCGCGCTCACACTCGCGACCGCCCTCGCGTTCGACCACCTCCCCCACTCCATTCTCGACGAGTTCCTCAAGTACCTCGACGCACGCACCGTCGAGAGGGAGCTCGCGGCCTTCCGGGGCGACTGGCTGACCCAGCTTCCCGTCCGGGCCACGATTGCCTTCTCCGGACAGACCTCCTCGCTCCTCTACGAGACAGGCTGGAGGGCGGCCGGGTTCATGCTCCTCGGCATGGCGGCACTCCAGCGAGGACTCTTCGCGGCCACTTCCCTGTCTCCCCGAACCACCCTGCTGTTCTGGGTCTCCGGCCTCGCGGTGACAGGCGCGGGCATCGCCGTGCAGTTCGCCTGGGGATTCGCGCCCCGCCCCTGGCTGTTCGCGCAGGTGCTGCACGAGGTCGGAGCCGTCCCCCTCGCGTTGGCCATCGGCAGCGCCGTGGTCCGCCTGGCGCGGCGCTTCGCGACGGCCACCACCACGCGAGCCATCGCCTCCCTCGGCGGTGTTGCCTTCACCGCCTATCTGATGCAGTCCCTCCTCGGAACACTGCTCTTCGGAGGACACGGCCTGGGCGCCTTCGGGACGTGGAGCCGCGCCACACTCTTCCTCACCGCCTGCGCGTTCTGGACCCTCCAGGTCCTGCTCGCCCGCCTCTGGTCGAGGCACTTCGGACGCGGGCCGCTCGAGGCGCTCTGGAGAGGGCTCGTGCGCAAGGACTTCTCGCTCCGCCCACGAACCCTCCACGCCGAAGAGCCCAGCCCGTGA
- a CDS encoding TetR/AcrR family transcriptional regulator has product MRKTARGSRRVGTRKQPSQARSKALVDALIQTTARVLLRDGWQMLTTNRIAREAGVSVGSLYQYFPNKEALLLALIERIADEMTERLIEVGTVLRDAPVEEGIVTIVRAALDVSRRDAPLYRAVLVELPRQGALELFERVNRRLADALTEWLVARRDELDVVDPSLAAHVLVTSLDALTDHALLFHPELLDSPRFERELHALVSGYLGVRRPEPRPRRGGPRSRSPRGAVAGGRSAA; this is encoded by the coding sequence ATGCGCAAGACAGCTCGGGGTTCTCGTCGGGTGGGGACTCGAAAGCAGCCCTCGCAGGCGCGCAGCAAGGCGCTGGTCGATGCGCTGATTCAGACGACAGCTCGCGTTCTGCTCCGCGATGGGTGGCAGATGTTGACCACCAACCGGATTGCGCGGGAGGCCGGCGTCAGCGTGGGCAGCCTGTACCAGTACTTCCCGAACAAGGAGGCGCTGCTGCTCGCGCTGATTGAGCGCATCGCCGACGAGATGACGGAGCGGCTGATTGAAGTGGGCACGGTACTTCGCGACGCCCCGGTCGAAGAGGGAATCGTGACGATTGTGCGTGCCGCGCTCGATGTCTCACGTCGCGACGCACCGCTGTATCGGGCGGTGCTCGTCGAGCTGCCCCGGCAGGGAGCACTGGAGCTCTTCGAGCGCGTCAACCGGAGGCTCGCCGATGCGCTGACGGAATGGCTGGTGGCTCGGCGTGATGAGCTCGATGTGGTCGACCCGTCACTGGCGGCGCATGTCCTGGTGACCTCGCTCGATGCGCTCACGGACCACGCACTGCTCTTTCATCCGGAGCTGCTCGACAGCCCGCGCTTCGAGCGGGAACTCCATGCGCTGGTCTCCGGCTATCTTGGAGTCCGGCGACCGGAGCCGCGCCCACGACGCGGAGGCCCTCGGTCTCGCTCGCCGCGCGGCGCCGTGGCGGGTGGTCGGAGTGCGGCGTGA
- a CDS encoding ester cyclase, with protein sequence MTTEARRKARQKLVLDHFRDEVRQDWDAVLSTFPHPHYELVPTVVVHDGDQAVRDYYRESRVAFPDQRHEIISFRHSDDAVIVEFWLMGTHLGPLGSIPPTGSRFRVRMSAYFIFDASETLVCERVYFDTLSILKQLLGGLDMRSPKNWLLAVRCFKGLLSMSGAKPAPELTETTPPVLAD encoded by the coding sequence GTGACGACAGAGGCTCGACGCAAGGCACGTCAGAAGTTGGTGCTGGACCACTTCCGCGACGAAGTGCGGCAGGACTGGGATGCCGTCCTGTCGACCTTCCCGCACCCGCACTACGAGCTTGTTCCCACCGTGGTGGTGCACGACGGCGACCAGGCGGTGCGTGACTACTACCGGGAGTCCCGCGTCGCGTTCCCGGACCAGCGCCACGAAATCATCTCCTTCCGGCACAGCGATGACGCCGTCATCGTGGAGTTCTGGTTGATGGGAACCCACCTCGGCCCCCTGGGCTCCATTCCTCCGACGGGGAGCCGCTTCCGGGTGCGCATGTCCGCGTACTTCATCTTCGATGCGTCGGAGACGCTGGTCTGCGAGCGCGTCTACTTCGACACCCTGAGCATCCTCAAGCAGCTGCTCGGGGGACTGGACATGCGCTCCCCGAAGAACTGGCTCCTCGCGGTGCGGTGCTTCAAAGGGCTGCTGTCCATGTCCGGCGCGAAGCCCGCGCCCGAGCTCACCGAGACGACGCCCCCGGTCCTCGCGGACTGA
- a CDS encoding AAA family ATPase, with translation MTAHLHVITGGPGSGKSSLIHALAADGLSTLPEAGRAIIQQQVETGGDALPWADRLAFAEQMFRWELRTHRTARARQGPVILDRGLPDVIGYLRVCGLSVPPYLWKAAKVLRYHRRVFIAPHWPEIYAQDAERKQAPQEAEATCLAMSEVYTRLGYELIPLPLASLSERVRFVRSHLEQR, from the coding sequence ATGACCGCACATCTTCACGTCATCACGGGCGGCCCAGGCTCCGGCAAGAGCAGTCTCATCCACGCACTGGCGGCGGACGGACTCAGCACCCTGCCCGAAGCCGGCCGAGCCATCATCCAACAGCAGGTCGAAACAGGCGGCGACGCGCTCCCCTGGGCGGACCGGCTCGCCTTCGCCGAGCAGATGTTTCGCTGGGAGCTGCGAACCCATCGGACGGCGCGGGCGCGACAAGGCCCTGTCATCCTGGACCGCGGCCTTCCCGACGTCATCGGATACCTCCGCGTCTGTGGCCTCTCCGTCCCGCCGTACCTCTGGAAGGCCGCGAAGGTGCTTCGCTACCATCGACGCGTCTTCATCGCGCCCCACTGGCCCGAAATCTACGCCCAGGACGCCGAGCGCAAGCAGGCCCCCCAGGAAGCCGAAGCCACCTGTCTCGCGATGAGCGAGGTCTACACGCGCCTTGGCTACGAGCTCATCCCGCTTCCCCTCGCCTCCCTCTCGGAGCGGGTCCGCTTCGTGCGTTCACACCTGGAGCAGCGCTAA